One part of the Mytilus trossulus isolate FHL-02 chromosome 11, PNRI_Mtr1.1.1.hap1, whole genome shotgun sequence genome encodes these proteins:
- the LOC134690903 gene encoding uncharacterized protein LOC134690903, with the protein MPKSSKDRKSGRTNSDEIKATNESSFKNVQGKPEPKYEDEKDPTTLTLWKKAKIRNAAVQAITKRNEMTDTNRKRQNEKVQMHSSGSREKMQQQKPRTQRDRRDRRSKNVTDNAKQAELKHINGLSQMSSDKFPPQPNTTQRVVYFQNRFIILDSADHHTGPSNSTINEHNNDNDTSGIKSSKMDAMETSFSKINSTTDSKNKTNRKEIEMDATSVTMDARGIDIILTDPDNSSKQIKNMDSFNTDEAKERNTIWRKINRVLLDDRVKASNGQIVLENRNPEEYRILKKVLNILFLTIGITLFVSVIIVVIYAFIVGDEKTDTDLFITTTTVPP; encoded by the exons GATAGGAAGTCTGGAAGAACAAATAGTGATGAAATAAAAGCTACCAATgaatctagttttaaaaatgtgcagGGGAAACCAGAACCAAAATATGAGGACGAAAAAGACCCTACTACTTTAACATTATGGAAGAAAGCAAAGATCAGAAATGCAGCGGTTCAAGCTATAACTAAAAGAAACGAAATGAcagatacaaatagaaaacggCAAAATGAAAAGGTACAAATGCATTCATCTGGATCGCGTGAAAAAATGCAGCAGCAGAAGCCACGTACACAACGTGACAGAAGAGACAGACGATCTAAAAACGTTACAGATAATGCAAAACAAGCAGAACTAAAACATATCAATGGGTTGTCACAGATGTCGTCTGATAAATTCCCGCCACAACCTAACACTACGCAGCGCGTGGTATACTTTCAAAATCGATTTATCATTCTTGATTCAGCTGATCATCATACAGGGCCATCTAATTCGACAATTAACGAACATAATAATGACAATGATACTAGTGGAATAAAATCAAGCAAAATGGATGCTATGGaaacatcattttcaaaaataaacagcACGACAGActcaaaaaataaaaccaatagGAAAGAAATTGAAATGGATGCTACTTCAGTGACAATGGATGCTCGAGGCATTGATATCATTTTAACAGATCCTGATAAtagttcaaaacaaataaaaaatatggatAGTTTTAATACTGACGAGGCGAAAGAACGAAATACAATTTGGAGAAAAATAAACCGCGTTCTATTAGATGATAGAGTTAAAGCCAGCAATGGTCAAATTGTTctagaaaacagaaatccagAGGAATATAGGATTTTAAAGAAAGTGctgaatatattgtttttgacaaTTGGAATAACGTTGTTTGTTTCTGTGATTATTGTGGTGATATATGCTTTCATCG TTGGAGATGAAAAGACTGACACTGATCTATTTATAACGACCACTACTGTTCCTCCTTGA